A stretch of the Ictidomys tridecemlineatus isolate mIctTri1 chromosome 5, mIctTri1.hap1, whole genome shotgun sequence genome encodes the following:
- the Eif5 gene encoding eukaryotic translation initiation factor 5 isoform X1 yields the protein MSVNVNRSVSDQFYRYKMPRLIAKVEGKGNGIKTVIVNMVDVAKALNRPPTYPTKYFGCELGAQTQFDVKNDRYIVNGSHEANKLQDMLDGFIKKFVLCPECENPETELHVNPKKQTIGNSCKACGYRGMLDTHHKLCTFILKNPPENSDSGTGKKEKEKKNRKGKDKENGSVSSSETPPPPPPNEISPPPHAVEEEEDDDWGEDTTEEAQRRRMDEISDHAKVLTLSDDLERTVEERVNILFDFVKKKKEEGIIDSSDKEIVAEAERLDVKAMGPLVLTEVLFNEKIREQIKKYRRHFLRFCHNNKKAQRYLLHGLECVVAMHQAQLLSKIPHILKEMYDADLLEEEVIISWSEKASKKYVSKELAKEIRVKAEPFIKWLKEAEEESSGGEEEDEDENIEVVYSKTASVPKVETVKSDNKDDDIDIDAI from the exons ATGTCTGTCAACGTCAACCGCAGCGTGTCAGACCAGTTCTATCGCTACAAGATGCCCCGTCTGATTGCCAAG GTTGAGGGCAAAGGAAATGGAATCAAGACAGTTATAGTCAACATGGTTGACGTTGCAAAGGCGCTTAATCGGCCTCCAACGT ATCCCACCAAATATTTTGGTTGTGAGCTGGGAGCACAGACCCAGTTTGATGTTAAGAATGACCGTTACATTGTCAATGGATCTCATGAGGCGAATAAGCTGCAAGACATGTTGGAtggattcattaaaaaatttgttctctgtCCTGAGTGTGAGAATCCTGAAACGGAACTG CATGTCAATCCAAAGAAGCAAACAATAGGTAATTCTTGTAAAGCCTGTGGCTACCGAGGCATGCTTGACACACATCATAAACTCTGCACATTTATTCTCAAAAACCCACCTG AGAATAGTGACAGTGgtacaggaaagaaagaaaaggaaaagaaaaatagaaagggcaaAGACAAGGAAAATGGTTCTGTATCCAGCAGTGagacaccaccaccaccaccaccaaatgaAATCAGTCCTCCTCCACATGCTGTG gaagaagaggaggatgaTGATTGGGGAGAGGATACAACTGAGGAAGCTCAGAGGCGTAGAATGGATGAAATTAGTGACCACGCAAAAGTTCTGACACTCAGTGATGATTTGGAAAGAACTGTAGAAGAGCGTGTCAATATCCTGTTTGATTTTGTTAAG aaaaagaaagaagagggtaTCATTGACTCATCAGACAAAGAAATTGTCGCAGAAGCAGAAAGGCTGGATGTAAAAGCCATGGGCCCTCTTGTTCTAACTGAAGttctttttaatgagaaaattagAGAACAGATTAAGAAATACAGGCGCCATTTCTTAAGA ttttgtcacaataacaAAAAAGCTCAACGATACCTTCTTCATGGTTTGGAGTGTGTGGTGGCAATGCATCAAGCTCAGCTCCTCTCTAAGATTCCACATATCTTGAAGGAAATGTATGACGCAGATCTTTTAGAAGAGGAGGTCATCATCAGCTGGTCGGAAAAG GCCTCTAAGAAATATGTATCAAAAGAACTTGCCAAAGAGATTCGTGTCAAAGCAGAACCATTTATAAAGTGGTtgaaggaagcagaggaagaatCTTCTGGTGgtgaagaagaagatgaagatgagaACATTGAG GTGGTGTACTCAAAGACTGCCAGTGTACCGAAAGTTGAAACTGTGAAGTCTGACAACAAGGATGATGACATTGATATTGACGCCATTTAA
- the Eif5 gene encoding eukaryotic translation initiation factor 5 isoform X2 produces MSVNVNRSVSDQFYRYKMPRLIAKVEGKGNGIKTVIVNMVDVAKALNRPPTYPTKYFGCELGAQTQFDVKNDRYIVNGSHEANKLQDMLDGFIKKFVLCPECENPETELEEEEDDDWGEDTTEEAQRRRMDEISDHAKVLTLSDDLERTVEERVNILFDFVKKKKEEGIIDSSDKEIVAEAERLDVKAMGPLVLTEVLFNEKIREQIKKYRRHFLRFCHNNKKAQRYLLHGLECVVAMHQAQLLSKIPHILKEMYDADLLEEEVIISWSEKASKKYVSKELAKEIRVKAEPFIKWLKEAEEESSGGEEEDEDENIEVVYSKTASVPKVETVKSDNKDDDIDIDAI; encoded by the exons ATGTCTGTCAACGTCAACCGCAGCGTGTCAGACCAGTTCTATCGCTACAAGATGCCCCGTCTGATTGCCAAG GTTGAGGGCAAAGGAAATGGAATCAAGACAGTTATAGTCAACATGGTTGACGTTGCAAAGGCGCTTAATCGGCCTCCAACGT ATCCCACCAAATATTTTGGTTGTGAGCTGGGAGCACAGACCCAGTTTGATGTTAAGAATGACCGTTACATTGTCAATGGATCTCATGAGGCGAATAAGCTGCAAGACATGTTGGAtggattcattaaaaaatttgttctctgtCCTGAGTGTGAGAATCCTGAAACGGAACTG gaagaagaggaggatgaTGATTGGGGAGAGGATACAACTGAGGAAGCTCAGAGGCGTAGAATGGATGAAATTAGTGACCACGCAAAAGTTCTGACACTCAGTGATGATTTGGAAAGAACTGTAGAAGAGCGTGTCAATATCCTGTTTGATTTTGTTAAG aaaaagaaagaagagggtaTCATTGACTCATCAGACAAAGAAATTGTCGCAGAAGCAGAAAGGCTGGATGTAAAAGCCATGGGCCCTCTTGTTCTAACTGAAGttctttttaatgagaaaattagAGAACAGATTAAGAAATACAGGCGCCATTTCTTAAGA ttttgtcacaataacaAAAAAGCTCAACGATACCTTCTTCATGGTTTGGAGTGTGTGGTGGCAATGCATCAAGCTCAGCTCCTCTCTAAGATTCCACATATCTTGAAGGAAATGTATGACGCAGATCTTTTAGAAGAGGAGGTCATCATCAGCTGGTCGGAAAAG GCCTCTAAGAAATATGTATCAAAAGAACTTGCCAAAGAGATTCGTGTCAAAGCAGAACCATTTATAAAGTGGTtgaaggaagcagaggaagaatCTTCTGGTGgtgaagaagaagatgaagatgagaACATTGAG GTGGTGTACTCAAAGACTGCCAGTGTACCGAAAGTTGAAACTGTGAAGTCTGACAACAAGGATGATGACATTGATATTGACGCCATTTAA